From Neodiprion pinetum isolate iyNeoPine1 chromosome 7, iyNeoPine1.2, whole genome shotgun sequence, a single genomic window includes:
- the LOC138191313 gene encoding uncharacterized protein, with amino-acid sequence MSNTGGQKEGANREEEEKKKGRPGAVAALGRDRRHGLGSTTTVLDLWKRKREEEGEKGEEDVDEIQERERVFGKSRKVHRSPEGKTGEEGKAEGGGIQDMLRLIREELRIGLEEAKGQGRGIREEMEKIKGEMTRREEQWEVERGEMKEMIRDLGKRLEEVEERRGGEMERVKERLIELEKKSAEGGGERQVQGSAEVAQVTIDRLKEMEWAIERKEREERTGNIVVRGARPEKGREKEGLKKILQLIGVEVEVKDIWEVGAKKGGEKGIWIARLGNREQKRQVMGRKSLLKGREDRIDEDLTWTERRMKWKLREIAAIEERRGNRVRIGYAKIWIEGKM; translated from the coding sequence ATGAGTAACACGGGTGGTCAAAAAGAAGGGGCGAAcagggaagaggaggagaaaaagaaaggtaggCCGGGGGCAGTAGCAGCGTTGGGGAGGGATAGGAGGCATGGCCTGGGATCGACGACGACGGTACTAGACTTATGGAAGAGAAAGCGGGAGGAGGAAGGGGAAAAAGGGGAGGAGGATGTAGACGAGATacaggaaagagaaagagtatTTGGGAAAAGCAGGAAAGTTCACCGGTCGCCGGAGGGTAAGACAGGTGAGGAAGGGAAGGCAGAGGGAGGGGGTATACAGGATATGCTGAGGTTGATTAGGGAAGAGCTAAGGATAGGTCTAGAGGAGGCCAAAGGACAGGGAAGGGGGATCagggaagaaatggaaaagattAAAGGCGAAATGACTAGAAGGGAAGAGCAGTGGGAAGTAGAGAGGGGGGAGATGAAGGAAATGATAAGGGATCTAGGTAAAAGACTAGAAGAGGTAGAAGAGCGGAGAGGGGGGGAGATGGAAAGGGTAAAGGAGAGGCTGATAGAATTAGAAAAGAAGAGTGCAGAAGGCGGGGGGGAAAGGCAGGTACAGGGGAGTGCGGAAGTGGCGCAGGTAACAATAGATAGGTTAAAAGAGATGGAGTGGGCcatagagaggaaagaaagggaagaaagaaCGGGAAATATagtagtaagaggagcgagaccagagaagggaagagaaaaggaagggttgaaaaagattttgcaGCTGATAGGGGTAGAGGTCGAGGTAAAGGATATATGGGAGGTAGGCGCGAAAAAGGGGGGAGAAAAGGGGATATGGATAGCAAGACTAGGAAATAGGGAGCAAAAGAGGCAGGTAATGGGAAGAAAAAGCCTCCTCAAAGGGAGGGAGGACAGAATAGACGAGGATCTCACCTGGACAGAGAGGAGAATGAAATGGAAGTTGAGGGAGATAGCAGCTATTGAGGAGAGAAGGGGAAACAGAGTAAGAATAGGGTATGCAAAGATCTGGATAGAAGGGAAAATGTGA